In one Saimiri boliviensis isolate mSaiBol1 chromosome 21, mSaiBol1.pri, whole genome shotgun sequence genomic region, the following are encoded:
- the LOC101042895 gene encoding immunoglobulin iota chain: protein MSCMPVLLMLLVYCTGCGPQPVLYQPPAMSSALGTTVRLTCTLRNDYDISVYSVYWYQQRLGHPPRFLLRYFSQSDKSQGPQVPPRFSGSKDIARNRGYLSISELQPEDEAMYYCAMGARDLEKEERDRKREEEKEPTAAGTHVL from the exons ATGTCCTGCATGCCTGTCCTGCTCATGCTACTTGTCTACTGCACAG GTTGTGGTCCTCAGCCAGTGCTGTATCAGCCGCCAGCCATGTCCTCGGCACTTGGAACCACAGTCCGCCTCACCTGCACCCTAAGGAATGACTATGACATCAGTGTGTACAGCGTCTACTGGTACCAGCAGAGGCTGGGCCACCCTCCGAGGTTCCTGCTGAGATACTTCTCACAGTCAGACAAGAGCCAGGGCCCCCAGGTCCCCCCTCGCTTCTCTGGATCCAAAGATATTGCCAGGAACAGGGGGTATTTGAGCATCTCTGAGCTTCAGCCTGAGGATGAGGCCATGTATTACTGTGCTATGGGGGCCCGGGACttggagaaagaggagagggataggaagagggaggaagaaaaggaacccACTGCAGCCGGAACACATGTCCTTTGA